The window CGCTGTTCCTGGCGCTCACCCCGGCCGGGCGGCACGTCTTCGCCATCGGCGTCAACCGGGAGGCCGCCTACCTCTCCGGCATCAACATCCGCCGGACGCCCTTCGCGCTGTTCGTCGTCACGGGCGTGGCGGCGGCCCTCGCCGGGGCGATCAAGGCGTCGGTGCTGGACAGCGTGGTCGCCGGGACCTCCGGCGCGGGTTTCGAACTGACCGTACTCACCGCCGTACTGCTCGGTGGCGTCGCGCTCACCGGTGGCTCCGGTTCCGTCTTCGGTGTGCTGCTCGGCGTGCTCTTCCTGGGTTGTCTGCAGAACGGACTGACACTGCTGAGCGTGCCGACGTTCTGGCAGCAGATGGCCCAGGGAACCGCCCTGGTGGCAGGCGCGGCACTCGCCTACTTCGGCCCGCGGCTGACGCGGTGACCCCCCACTCCGAGAGGACTCACGTGAACGACAACGCCCCCTCCCTCATCCTGACCGGCGGTCAGGTCCTCACCGTGGACGCCGACTTCGGTGTGGCCGAGGGCGTCGCCGTACGCGGCCGGGACATCGTCGCCGTCGGCAGCGACGCCGAGATGCGCGCCCTGGCAGGGCCCGGCACCCGGGTCGTCGAACTCGACGGCCGGACCGTCCTGCCGGGCATCAACGACTCCCATCTGCACGGGGCCGCGTACGGCATGACGAAGCCGCCGTTCGCCCTCGACGTCGGCCACCCGTCGGTCGGGTCCATCGCCGACATCACCGCTGCCGTGGAGAGGGCAGCAGGCGCGGCCCGGCCCGGCGAGTGGATCATCGGGCTGGGCTGGGACACCGGGTATCTGGCGGAGTGCCTGGCAGACCCGGACCGCTTCCCGCACCGCCGCGACCTGGACGCGGTCGCACCGCGGAACCCGGTCTGTCTGACCCACTTCTCCTCGCATCTCGTGTGGGTCAACAGCGCCGCGCTGCGCCTGTGCGGCATCGACGCGGCAAGCGTGCCGCCCCCCGGCGGCGTCATCGACACCGACTCCGCGGGGGAGCCCACCGGTATCCTTCGCGAGGCCGCCCAGGAACTCGTACAGGCCGAACTGCCCTCTCCCGACGCCGGTCAACGCCGCCGCGCCATCCAGGGTGTGGTGCGTGAGCTCCACTCACGCGGCATCACCAGCTACACCGAACCGGGCCTCGGCCCGGGCGGGGACACGTCCCTCTTCGGCGGGTTGAGCACCGACAACTGGATCGCCTACGCCGACCTCGCCGCGAGCGGTGAACTCCGGTGCCGGGTCAGCGTCCTGCTGCTGCCCGCGCCGATCGGCGGCTCGGCCGACGACGTGCGCAAGGGTCTGGCCGAGCTGCGGCGCCCCGAGTCCGCGGACCCGCGCCTCCTGAACGCCATCGGTGTCAAGATCTTCGCCGACGGGGTGCCGCCCAACGGCACGGCCTGGATGAGCGAGCCGTACACCGACGGCGGCAATGGTGCGCTGTGCGTGCACGGCGACACCCCCGGGCTCCGGAGCGACGAGTTGTCCGAGATGATCCGCGTCGCCCACGAGGCCGGCTTCCAACTCGGGGTGCACGTCACCGGCGACCTGGCCATCGACACGGTGGTCGACGCCTTCCTCGCGGCGAACGCGGCTGCACCGCGCCCGGATGCCCGGCACTACGTCATCCACGGCGACTTCGTCGGCGCGGCCGGCCTCGCCAAGCTCGCCGCGCACGGCTACGGCGTCAACATGAACCCCGCCATCAAGTGGACCATCTCCGACCTGATGGACGAGGTCGTCGGCCCCGACCGCTCCGCCTACCAGTGGCCCGTACGGTCCGCCGTCGAGGCCGGAGTCACGGTCTGCGCCAGCTCCGACGCACCGATCACCGAGCCCGACTGGCGGCAGGGAGTGGCCGCGATGATGCTGCGGGAGTCGAAGGCCAGCGGTCGGCCGAGCGGGCCCGAGCAGTGTGTGTCGTTCGCCGAGGCCGTGCGCGCCTACACGATCAATCCGGCCCGGCAGGACTTCGCCGAGGGCTGGAAGGGGTCCATCGAGGTCGGCAAGGTCGCGGACCTGTGCGTAATGGACCGCCCGCTGCTGGACCTGGACCCGCACTCGATCACGGACGCGCAGGTGGACCTGACGGTGTTCGACGGGCACGTCGTCCACGAGCGCTGATCTCCCCGGCCCAGGCTGCCAGCCCCTCCCTGACACGTTTGGGGTCAAAATACATGCCGGTCTGTCACCACCGGCGCAAGCGAAGGATGCTCACGATGACCGACACGCCACGCATGCTGCTGGTCCTGAGCGAGAACTGGACCCTGACCGGCGGCCGGGCCGACCTGCCCGCCGCCGTACGGTGGGCCCGCGAGGCCGAGGACGCCGGCTTCGACTCCGTCATGGTCAGCGAACACGTCGTGCTGGGCCCCGACGCGGCCGCCGACGGCATCATGGGCAACCCCCGGGACTACGCCCTCCCGGGGAACCAGGACCCCTACACCCCCTGGCCCAATTCACTGCTCCTGCTGTCCGCCATCGCCTCCGTCACCGAACGCCTGCGCCTGGCCGCCGCCGCGGTGCTGGCGCCCCTGCGTCATCCTCTGCTCATGGCCCGCGAACTGGGCACTCTCGATCTGATCAGCGAGGGGCGGCTGCTGGTGCAGCCGACGGTCAGCTGGAGCAAGGACGAGTACGACGCTCTCGGCGTCCCCTTCGGCCGGCGCGGGCGCCTGCTCGACGAGCACCTCGACGTCTGGGCGAAGGCCTGGGGACCATCACCGATTTCCCACGAGAGCGAGCACTACCCGTTCCGGGACGTCTACTTCGAGCCCAAGGCCTTCCGTCCCGAGGGCCCGAGGCTGTGGTTCGGCGGCCAGCGCCTCAACGGCCCCGTCCTGCGCCGGCTCGTACGGTACGGCCACGGCTTCCACCCGCTGGGCCGGCCGACGCCGCAGGACCTACAGGTGCTCAAGGACGCCATGGCCGCGGCAGGCCGGGATGTCGCCGAGATGGAGATGATCGGCGGCACCCAGGCCGTGTTTCCCGACGACCACTCCACGGCGGACCTCGGCGCGGCGCTCGCGAGCATCCCGGAACAACTGGAACAGGGCTTCACGACGTTCTGCGTCAAGCCGAACCAGTTCATCGACGACCCGGACGCGATCGGAGCGTTCTGCCGAGACGTGATGCGCCGCGTGAATGCTCCGACCGCTTGATGTCGAGCGTTTCGCGCGGGCGGCCGTTGACCTCGGTGGCCACTGCTGCGAGGTGTTTCGGTCCGTGGGCTGAGAGGTGTTCTGCCCAGTGCGCGCCGCAGGGG is drawn from Streptomyces liliifuscus and contains these coding sequences:
- a CDS encoding TIGR03619 family F420-dependent LLM class oxidoreductase, which gives rise to MTDTPRMLLVLSENWTLTGGRADLPAAVRWAREAEDAGFDSVMVSEHVVLGPDAAADGIMGNPRDYALPGNQDPYTPWPNSLLLLSAIASVTERLRLAAAAVLAPLRHPLLMARELGTLDLISEGRLLVQPTVSWSKDEYDALGVPFGRRGRLLDEHLDVWAKAWGPSPISHESEHYPFRDVYFEPKAFRPEGPRLWFGGQRLNGPVLRRLVRYGHGFHPLGRPTPQDLQVLKDAMAAAGRDVAEMEMIGGTQAVFPDDHSTADLGAALASIPEQLEQGFTTFCVKPNQFIDDPDAIGAFCRDVMRRVNAPTA
- a CDS encoding amidohydrolase: MNDNAPSLILTGGQVLTVDADFGVAEGVAVRGRDIVAVGSDAEMRALAGPGTRVVELDGRTVLPGINDSHLHGAAYGMTKPPFALDVGHPSVGSIADITAAVERAAGAARPGEWIIGLGWDTGYLAECLADPDRFPHRRDLDAVAPRNPVCLTHFSSHLVWVNSAALRLCGIDAASVPPPGGVIDTDSAGEPTGILREAAQELVQAELPSPDAGQRRRAIQGVVRELHSRGITSYTEPGLGPGGDTSLFGGLSTDNWIAYADLAASGELRCRVSVLLLPAPIGGSADDVRKGLAELRRPESADPRLLNAIGVKIFADGVPPNGTAWMSEPYTDGGNGALCVHGDTPGLRSDELSEMIRVAHEAGFQLGVHVTGDLAIDTVVDAFLAANAAAPRPDARHYVIHGDFVGAAGLAKLAAHGYGVNMNPAIKWTISDLMDEVVGPDRSAYQWPVRSAVEAGVTVCASSDAPITEPDWRQGVAAMMLRESKASGRPSGPEQCVSFAEAVRAYTINPARQDFAEGWKGSIEVGKVADLCVMDRPLLDLDPHSITDAQVDLTVFDGHVVHER